A single window of Watersipora subatra chromosome 9, tzWatSuba1.1, whole genome shotgun sequence DNA harbors:
- the LOC137405298 gene encoding heme transporter FLVCR2-like gives MDDEESSLEEKLSSAAGLDNPQAPASIRVYRRRWILLVLFTLYSMTSAYQWIHLNIIFDVIKTYYNESLPGADDQQKATVDWLSMVYMLAYIPLILPQSWLLDQKGLRLTAILGSFLNCLGAWLKCAAVSPNRFLLLLVAQTICAIAQVFILGTPPRLAAVWFGPDEVSTATSLGVFGNQLGAAVGFVLSPYIVELHEDLSLTGKSLSYLFYGGAGYTTLLFILVVLVFRSYPSLPPSRAQYKIVTNSSQVNYLSSLRQLSKNFPFCLLVLTYGLNAGVYYSVGTLLNPIILGFFPVEQYPNIHTHCGWIGLTLVIGGLVGSVLAGVWLDKSKHFKLTTVGIYVLSLSGCILFTATLYLKQMWVVYLAAGMMGFFMTGYLPVGFEFAAELTYPESEGTSSGLLNASAQLFGIVLILSMGSLMRGNGEEKLNIRNSLLLANGVLLLGTALTVGIKNNLFRQRAERQHIYETNNAENYGEEMKPIGEEQKFTQDSANGR, from the exons ATGGATGATGAAGAAAGCAGCTTAGAAGAGAAGTTATCGTCAGCTGCCGGCTTGGATAATCCCCAGGCACCCGCTTCAATCAGA GTATACAGAAGGAGGTGGATATTACTAGTACTGTTTACCCTCTACTCCATGACAAGTGCTTACCAGTGGATTCATCTTAATATTATATTCGATGTCATCAAAACCTATTACAACGAGAGTCTGCCAGGAGCAGACGATCAACAAAAGGCAA CTGTCGACTGGCTCTCTATGGTATATATGCTGGCATACATTCCACTCATCCTGCCACAATCGTGGCTACTAGATCAAAAAGGCCTCCGTCTCACTGCCATTCTTGGCTCTTTTCTCAACTGCCTGG GCGCGTGGCTCAAGTGCGCCGCAGTCTCTCCCAACCGATTCCTGCTGCTATTAGTGGCTCAGACTATTTGTGCCATAGCCCAAGTGTTTATATTAGGCACTCCTCCTCGGCTTGCGGCTGTTTGGTTTGGACCGGATGAAGTATCTACAGCCACTTCTCTTGGAGTATTTGGAAACCAG CTCGGAGCTGCTGTTGGATTTGTGCTCTCACCCTACATAGTAGAGCTGCATGAAGACCTCAGTCTAACAGGGAAAagcttgagctacctcttttaTGGCGGGGCTGGATACACAACCCTGCTCTTCATCCTTGTTGTCCTAG TTTTTCGGAGTTATCCAAGCTTGCCTCCGAGCAGAGCTCAGTATAAGATTGTGACCAACTCCTCTCAAGTAAACTACCTTTCTTCTTTGAGGCAACTATCCAAGAACTTCCCATTTTGTCTTCTGGTTCTAACCTATG GATTGAATGCTGGAGTATATTATTCTGTGGGAACACTTTTAAACCCAATCATCCTCGGATTCTTTCCA GTAGAACAATATCCAAATATTCACACCCACTGTGGCTGGATTGGTCTGACTCTAGTGATAGGAGGGCTGGTAGGATCGGTGCTCGCTGGAGTTTGGCTAGACAAGAGTAAACACTTCAA ACTCACCACAGTGGGAATATACGTACTCAGCCTATCTGGCTGTATTCTCTTTACAGCCACTCTCTACCTTAAGCAGATGTGGGTAGTTTACCTAGCAGCTGGTATGATGGG GTTTTTTATGACCGGATATCTTCCAGTGGGGTTTGAATTTGCAGCTGAGTTGACGTATCCAGAGTCTGAAGGAACTTCATCTGGTCTGCTAAATGCTTCTGCCCAG CTGTTTGGGATCGTGCTTATTCTGTCAATGGGATCCTTAATGAGAGGTAATGGAGAAGAGAAACTCAACATAAGGAACTCTTTACTGCTAGCCAATGGAGTACTTCTACTAGGAACTGCCCTGACTG TCGGGATAAAGAACAATCTTTTTCGACAAAGGGCGGAGCGGCAACACATTTAT GAAACAAACAACGCAGAAAATTATGGAGAGGAAATGAAACCTATTGGTGAAGAACAAAAGTTCACCCAAGATTCAGCCAATGGCAGAtga
- the LOC137403973 gene encoding small ribosomal subunit protein uS9m-like — translation MAASIRRALTAAHHSRKLISPYLEPFSHAKCLQHLNTRTCTTSNQKLPATEDTTHHRVLRISKAMQDYLEKARAHENMLAEHKEEFEMGRRYLANMMGADPETFTQEHIDEAISYLLPSGLFSKKARPIMKPPEEIFPPRKAAEFDASGRPHHFLFYTGLPNYYDILHAIATKLASFSIRIVTDKDYASGTDFLSGTEWLGREQLEALLVEKVTEENYEEFVVLMDKLAGHPKAVLEKDFIMRYRKPIASGFRKVLIPDVVAAPDTGHRQASAEGSRKTSKAEVTVREKGTGLFDINGRGLEDFPELGQREQLMSPLVFVNKLGRVDVEGSVTGIGGNANAGAVRLALSRALAALEETDVQEQMRQAGLLTIDPRRKERQKPGQRGARAKKTWKKR, via the exons ATGGCGGCCTCCATCAGGAGAGCGCTCACTGCAGCGCACCATTCTAGAAAATTAATTTCTCCATATTTAGAG CCATTTTCTCATGCAAAATGTTTGCAACATCTAAACACTCGTACCTGTACAACTTCAAATCAAAAGCTACCCGCCACAGAAGACACAACCCACCACAGAGTATTGCGGATAAGCAAAGCTATGCAGGACTATCTGGAAAAAGCTCGAGCCCATG AGAACATGTTGGCTGAACATAAGGAGGAGTTTGAGATGGGAAGACGATACCTCGCTAACATGATGGGTGCGGACCCTGAAACCTTTACCCAGGAACACATTGAT GAGGCCATTTCGTACCTCCTTCCGTCTGGCCTATTCAGTAAGAAGGCTCGACCCATCATGAAGCCTCCTGAGGAAATATTCCCACCTAGAAAAG CTGCAGAATTTGATGCATCTGGTCGACCACACCACTTCCTCTTCTATACTGGACTTCCtaattattatgatatacttCAT GCCATAGCAACAAAACTAGCTTCCTTCTCTATACGAATTGTGACAGATAAAGATTATGCATCAGG CACTGACTTTCTCAGTGGAACCGAGTGGCTGGGTCGGGAGCAGCTGGAAGCTTTGCTAGTAGAAAAAGTAACAGAGGAAAAT TATGAAGAGTTTGTGGTACTCATGGACAAGCTGGCGGGACACCCAAAGGCTGTCCTTGAGAAGGACTTCATCATGCGTTATAGGAAACCAATAGCCTCAGGCTTTCGTAAAGTCCTAATTCCAGATGTAGTTGCCGCCCCTGACACCGGGCATAGGCAAGCGAGTGCCGAGGGCTCAAGGAAAACCTCTAAAGCTGAGGTAACTGTTAGAGAAAAGGGCACTGGCTTGTTCGACATCAATGGCAGAGGATTGGAAGACTTTCCTGAGCTTGGTCAGAG GGAACAGTTGATGTCTCCCCTGGTGTTTGTCAACAAACTTGGGCGAGTTGATGTTGAGGGCAGTGTTACAGGAATTGGAGGCAATGCCAATGCAGGGGCTGTCAGGCTTGCCCTCAGTCGAGCTCTTGCTGCTCTCGAGGAGACAGATGTTCAAGAGCAAATGCGTCAAG CTGGGTTGTTAACCATTGATCCACGAAGAAAAGAGCGACAAAAACCAGGACAGCGTGGGGCCCGTGCCAAGAAAACGTGGAAAAAAAGATAA